In Candidatus Bathyarchaeia archaeon, the following are encoded in one genomic region:
- a CDS encoding RDD family protein, giving the protein MLLCARCGAEVGENAKFCPKCGVPLTETETPTVKLRLAKWESRFVAWFVDIILVGLLPHLLLPSSSEYEFRLWPFESIPFFDFGFGSIIPFIYWTLVEGYSGRSIGKLVMDLKVTRLDGSKITFVQAALESFGKAFILPLDCIIGWVASSCSAKRQRLFNKLSDTIVVYMPKEEAEAKGVTYTKD; this is encoded by the coding sequence ATGCTACTTTGTGCCAGATGCGGGGCTGAGGTAGGTGAGAATGCGAAGTTTTGCCCGAAATGTGGGGTACCCTTAACTGAGACCGAAACGCCTACGGTTAAACTTCGCCTAGCTAAGTGGGAAAGTCGATTCGTCGCCTGGTTCGTTGACATAATACTAGTCGGTTTACTCCCTCATCTGTTGCTGCCTTCAAGCTCAGAATATGAATTTAGACTATGGCCTTTTGAAAGTATACCTTTTTTTGATTTTGGTTTTGGAAGTATCATTCCGTTCATCTATTGGACTTTAGTCGAAGGGTATTCTGGAAGGTCTATTGGAAAACTTGTCATGGATCTCAAAGTAACCCGGCTTGACGGCTCTAAAATTACCTTCGTTCAAGCTGCGCTTGAAAGCTTTGGGAAGGCTTTCATCCTGCCTTTGGATTGTATAATCGGTTGGGTTGCAAGTTCATGCAGTGCAAAAAGACAGAGGCTCTTCAATAAACTCTCTGACACTATAGTCGTATATATGCCTAAGGAAGAAGCTGAAGCCAAAGGAGTAACATATACCAAAGACTGA
- a CDS encoding SufD family Fe-S cluster assembly protein, protein MPELTERALRAKEKKSAFGLDVDLSEFDSESPQLEPVEDLTSLSGSEQAAVSAVGVSINESERSGTFLQIDHRTCIARSYDPGVEVMSIDEALSNYPWVKDYYWQIVQVDADKYTAQAELKRTSGYFIRVLPGRKVQYPLQSCLFLSHDRLAQNLHNIVIVEEDAEAHIITGCTISPRVRRGLHIGVSEFYIKRNARLVFTMIHNWGEEVAVRPRSAGLLGENSSFTSNYICMRPVRSLQMYPTTYLNGRNSSVRYNSILLANPDSELDVGGRAVLNSPGSSAEIVSRAVTIGGKVWARGHLLGASPGIKGHLQCNGLILKEGGFIKAIPELEANSPDVTMTHEASVGKIAQEEIEYLMARGISEEEAIALIVRGFVDIKIEGLGPELERELDQILTHAKGM, encoded by the coding sequence AGCGTGCATTACGCGCAAAAGAGAAGAAGTCAGCTTTCGGTCTAGACGTAGACCTATCCGAGTTCGATAGCGAATCCCCCCAACTTGAACCCGTAGAGGATCTTACAAGTCTGTCAGGATCCGAACAGGCTGCAGTGAGCGCTGTTGGGGTAAGTATTAATGAGAGTGAACGTTCAGGCACTTTCCTACAAATTGACCACAGAACCTGCATTGCACGAAGCTATGACCCTGGTGTTGAGGTAATGAGCATAGACGAGGCTTTGAGTAATTATCCATGGGTAAAAGATTATTACTGGCAGATAGTTCAAGTAGATGCAGACAAGTATACCGCACAGGCTGAACTAAAACGCACCTCGGGATACTTTATTAGAGTGCTTCCTGGCAGGAAAGTACAATATCCTCTTCAGAGTTGCCTATTTTTGAGCCATGACCGCCTAGCACAGAACCTCCATAACATAGTTATCGTCGAAGAAGATGCCGAAGCACATATAATTACCGGTTGCACTATCAGCCCGCGTGTTAGAAGAGGCCTCCATATTGGAGTCTCCGAGTTTTACATCAAAAGGAATGCACGGCTTGTCTTCACCATGATACATAACTGGGGTGAAGAAGTAGCTGTTAGGCCTAGGTCTGCTGGGCTGTTAGGTGAAAATTCCTCTTTCACATCAAACTATATCTGTATGCGCCCAGTCAGATCTCTACAGATGTATCCAACCACGTATCTAAACGGGCGTAATTCCAGCGTGCGCTATAATAGTATACTGCTAGCAAACCCGGACAGTGAGCTGGACGTGGGAGGGAGAGCTGTGCTAAATTCGCCAGGCTCCTCGGCGGAAATTGTCTCGAGGGCCGTTACGATTGGCGGAAAAGTGTGGGCTAGAGGGCATCTGTTGGGCGCGAGCCCCGGCATAAAAGGACACCTCCAATGTAATGGGCTCATACTCAAGGAGGGAGGGTTCATCAAAGCGATCCCTGAGCTTGAGGCTAACTCGCCAGACGTTACGATGACTCATGAAGCCTCGGTAGGTAAAATAGCTCAAGAGGAGATCGAGTATCTAATGGCCAGAGGGATCTCCGAGGAGGAAGCCATAGCTCTAATCGTCAGAGGCTTCGTAGACATCAAGATCGAAGGACTTGGCCCAGAACTTGAGAGAGAGCTGGACCAGATCTTGACGCATGCTAAAGGCATGTAA